One Tolypothrix bouteillei VB521301 DNA window includes the following coding sequences:
- a CDS encoding Calx-beta domain-containing protein — MMESTEHTTQNPQENYNEEIILPNSDRENLNIIFIDTTVPDYQSLILGIQSDSQVVILDPTKDGITQITEILQNGKYQSVHIVSHGAEGSLQLGSAQFNSDTLSLYTQQLSQWANFLTDGADILLYGCNVASGERGEAFVQQLSQLVGADIAASDDLTGSAASGGDWDLEVATGFIEAPLAFQVGVMEAYSKVLGIFEVTNTNDSGLGSLRQAILDANATAGDDTILFTGIFTDTNPDTITLTSGELTVTEAVTLVGSGANSLTISGNNLSRIFSATAPLTIAKLKITGGNAIAGNGGAIYSNSSVIINNSTISGNTANGDGGGIWSSGNVTIANSTISGNTASSGGGVYSANNIAIANSTISGNTAKGSGGGVFGSNGTISNSTITENIADSDNDNIGDGGGVYNNGGTISVVNSIIAGNSDKGNQASDVAGSTFNGNANNLIGSVSGISSSTLGTGSDIIASDPKLAPLADNGGPTQTHALLIGSPAINAGSNTQSNPNLPTTDQRGSTRTIGNIVDIGAIESDFVPPKVNFGVATYSIAEDNNAIAVEISVTLDSIPPTDVTVPIVINSNSTATADQDYTVSSSAVTFTAGATGTELTKVFTVTIKPDTLPENDETIVFNFGALKGAVAGTITETTLTIAANDPIVYGISTTTTTPIDEGNSGTKSITLTVTRSGGTGVESTVDFALNGTATFGNDYNITVESGGTSSSGTINFAPGETQKTITVDLVGDDVYETNEDITVTLSNPQPTTAPANSTIETSAAAVTIAIVNDDAVPSVSIEDVTVNEGDTATLTVTLSNPSYQTINVSYSTSDGTATTGDDDYVTPTASTITFAPGETSKTITVVTQQDNKFELDETFKVQLTPESNATLGSKGEAVVTIENDDAVPSVSIEDVTVNEGETATLTVTLSNPSAQTINVNYSTSDGTATIGDNDYVVPTTSTITFDPGETSKTITVVSQPDSKFELDETFKVQLAPDSNATLGSKGEAVVTIENDDAVPSVSIEDVTVNEGETATLTVTLSNPSAQTINVSYSISDGTATIGDNDYVTPTTSTITFAPGETSKTITVVSQQDSKFELDETFKVQLAPDSNATLGSKGEAVVTIENDDAVPSVSIEDVTVNEGETATLTVTLSNPSAQTINVSYSTSDGTATIGDNDYVTPTTSTITFDPGETSKTITVVTQPDSKFELDETFKVQLTPESNATLGSKGEAVVTIENDDAVPSVSISDDVTINEGETATLTVTLSNPSAQTINVNYSISDGTATIGDNDYVTPTTSTITFAPGETSKTITVVTQQDSKFELDETFKVQLTPESNATLGSKGEAVVTIENDDAVPSVSISDNVTINEGETATLTVTLSNPSAQTINVNYSISDGTATIGDNDYVTPTTSTITFAPGETSKTITVVSQQDSKFESDETFKVQLTPESNATLGSKGEAVVTIKNDDAVPSVSIEDVTVNEGDTATLTVTLSNPSAQTINVSYSISDGTATIGDNDYVTPTASTITFDPGETSKTITVVTQQDSKFELDETFKVQLAPDSNATLGSKGEAVVTIENDDAVPSVSIEDVTVNEGETATLTVTLSNPSAQTINVSYSTSDGTATIGDNDYVTPTTSTITFDPGETSKTITVVTQPDSKFELDETFKVQLTPESNATLGSKGEAVVTIENDDAVPSVSISDDVTINEGETATLTVTLSNPSAQTINVNYSISDGTATIGDNDYVTPTTSTITFAPGETSKTITVVTQQDSKFELDETFKVQLTPESNATLGSKGEAVVTIENDDAVPSVSISDNVTINEGETATLTVTLSNPSAQTINVNYSISDGTATIGDNDYVTPTTSTITFAPGETSKTITVVSQQDSKFESDETFKVQLTPESNATLGSKGEAVVTIKNDDAVPSVSIEDVTVNEGDTATLTVTLSNPSAQTINVSYSISDGTATIGDNDYVTPTASTITFDPGETSKTITVVTQQDSKFELDETFKVQLVPDSNATLGSKGEAVVTIKNDDAVPSVSIEDVTVNEGETATLTVTLSNPSAQTINVNYSTSDGTATIGDNDYVAHTASTITFAPGETSKTITVVTQQDNKFELDETFKVQLVPDSNATLGSKGEAVVTIENDDAVPSVSIEDVTVNEGETATLTVTLSNPSAQTINVNYSTSDGTATIGDNDYVVPTTSTITFDPGETSKTITVVSQPDSKFELDETFKVQLAPDSNATLGSKGEAVVTIENDDAVPSVSIEDVTVNEGETATLTVTLSNPSAQTINVNYSTSDGTATIGDNDYVVPTASTITFAPGETSKTITVVTQQDSKFELDETFKVQLAPESNATLGSKGEAIVTIKNDDALPSISISDDVTINEGGTATFTLTLSNPTAQFVTVNYATSDGSATSVDADYEVLNVSTLAFAPGETSKTISVVTKQDNKFEVDETFSIQFFDPSNASLTKSQATVTIANDDAPPSIKIDDVRITEGSNANFTITLSNPSSQQITVNYNTSDGSATTVDGDYEGLSGASVVFAPGETSKIISVVTKDDNIFELDETFNVNLSTSSNATFEKATGIATVTSEDLQPSISIDEVAIAGENNTATFNVTLSNPSTQQITVNYKTSNGSAIADTDYNALNDILTFAPGETTKTISVVTKDDNIFEADETFNIELFTPSNATLAKDKGLVVIISDDPKPTVSISDDVTVTEGGTATFTLTVSNPSSQPIIVNYTTSDGTATVVDNDYNAVKMGTITFAPGEMSKTIDIVTKSDKQFETDEKFNVNFSLAPESNATLSKNQAIVTVTNDDPQPTISIQNTLLKEGDTANFSVTLSNPSYEVIEVSYNTADGSATIADGDYIAGTNKLIFNPTETNKTISIATNIDAKIEDVETFSVILSEAKNATISINKGIGVINIPTILNGTSGPDLLVGTQNSDRIYGLEDNDTIIGGLGFDEIDAGDGDDTVFGDTVNSVSNSTSINSDVIKGGNGNDRIFGGDGDDWVYGEAGDDLLWGNDGQDLLWGGAGNDYLTGGQGNDRFVLASGEGTDTINDFHVGEDVIYLVNGLKLSDLSRTTFLGSTLIYENSQENSDRKILAIITGVNSSALTDSSFVVQ, encoded by the coding sequence ATGATGGAATCAACAGAGCATACTACCCAAAATCCTCAGGAAAATTATAACGAAGAAATTATTCTTCCTAATAGCGATCGCGAAAATCTCAATATTATCTTCATAGACACAACGGTTCCAGACTATCAAAGCTTAATATTGGGCATACAATCGGATAGCCAAGTTGTTATTCTGGACCCGACAAAAGACGGAATCACCCAAATCACAGAAATTTTGCAGAATGGCAAATATCAGTCCGTTCATATTGTTTCCCACGGGGCGGAAGGTAGCTTGCAACTGGGGTCAGCGCAATTCAATAGCGATACCTTATCTCTCTACACGCAACAGCTATCGCAGTGGGCAAACTTCTTGACAGACGGTGCTGATATTTTGCTTTATGGATGTAATGTGGCATCTGGAGAGAGGGGAGAAGCTTTTGTACAGCAACTGAGCCAGCTCGTGGGTGCTGATATTGCTGCATCGGATGACTTGACCGGAAGTGCAGCTAGCGGGGGTGATTGGGATCTTGAGGTAGCTACTGGCTTTATTGAAGCACCCCTGGCGTTTCAGGTTGGGGTGATGGAAGCTTATAGCAAAGTGTTGGGAATCTTTGAAGTTACAAATACCAATGACAGCGGGCTTGGTTCTTTGCGACAAGCTATTCTTGATGCCAATGCGACTGCTGGTGATGATACGATTTTATTCACTGGCATCTTCACAGACACAAATCCAGACACAATTACTCTCACTTCAGGAGAACTCACTGTTACTGAAGCTGTAACACTTGTAGGTAGTGGGGCAAACAGCCTGACAATCAGTGGGAATAATCTTTCTCGTATCTTTTCTGCTACAGCACCCCTTACCATAGCCAAGTTGAAGATAACTGGCGGAAACGCGATCGCGGGCAATGGCGGTGCTATTTACAGCAATAGCAGTGTTATTATCAACAATAGTACCATTTCCGGTAACACTGCGAACGGTGACGGTGGCGGCATTTGGAGCAGTGGCAATGTTACCATTGCCAACAGCACTATTTCTGGTAACACAGCTTCGTCAGGTGGAGGGGTTTATAGCGCTAATAACATTGCGATCGCCAACAGCACTATTTCTGGGAATACAGCGAAAGGTTCTGGAGGGGGAGTTTTTGGTAGCAATGGAACTATCAGTAACAGTACTATTACAGAGAATATTGCTGATAGCGATAATGACAATATCGGTGATGGTGGTGGTGTTTACAACAATGGTGGAACGATTAGCGTTGTTAATAGCATCATTGCTGGCAATAGTGACAAAGGCAATCAAGCTTCTGATGTTGCTGGTAGCACTTTCAACGGTAATGCGAATAACCTGATTGGTAGTGTTAGTGGTATATCTTCAAGCACTCTTGGCACTGGTTCAGATATTATCGCCTCCGATCCCAAACTTGCTCCTTTAGCTGATAATGGTGGTCCTACCCAGACTCACGCTCTGCTTATAGGTAGCCCCGCTATTAATGCAGGTAGCAACACACAAAGCAACCCAAATTTACCAACAACAGATCAACGAGGCAGTACGCGAACTATTGGTAATATTGTTGACATTGGTGCCATTGAATCTGATTTTGTTCCTCCAAAAGTTAACTTCGGTGTTGCCACCTACAGTATTGCAGAAGACAATAACGCGATCGCAGTTGAGATCTCTGTTACCTTAGACAGTATTCCACCAACTGACGTGACTGTCCCGATTGTTATCAACAGTAACAGTACAGCCACAGCAGACCAAGATTATACTGTTTCCTCAAGCGCTGTCACCTTTACGGCAGGCGCAACAGGTACAGAGTTAACAAAAGTTTTTACTGTTACCATCAAACCCGACACTCTCCCGGAGAATGACGAAACAATTGTATTCAACTTTGGCGCTCTTAAAGGTGCGGTCGCCGGAACAATAACAGAAACGACTCTGACTATTGCTGCTAATGACCCTATTGTGTACGGTATTTCTACCACAACGACAACTCCTATTGATGAAGGTAATAGTGGCACTAAGAGCATTACCCTTACTGTGACTCGAAGTGGGGGTACTGGAGTAGAAAGTACAGTAGACTTTGCCTTAAACGGAACAGCAACTTTTGGTAATGATTACAACATTACTGTTGAAAGTGGAGGAACTTCCTCATCTGGAACTATAAACTTTGCTCCTGGAGAGACACAGAAGACAATTACAGTCGATCTTGTAGGTGATGATGTATATGAAACCAATGAAGATATTACGGTTACTTTAAGCAATCCCCAGCCAACCACTGCTCCTGCAAATTCAACAATTGAGACAAGTGCAGCAGCAGTAACAATCGCGATCGTGAATGATGATGCTGTTCCCAGTGTCAGTATCGAGGATGTCACTGTCAATGAAGGCGACACAGCAACATTAACCGTCACCTTATCCAACCCCAGCTATCAAACCATTAATGTTAGCTACAGCACCAGCGATGGCACTGCGACAACTGGAGATGACGATTATGTAACACCCACCGCATCAACAATCACCTTTGCACCGGGCGAAACCAGCAAAACCATTACCGTCGTCACCCAACAGGACAACAAATTTGAATTAGACGAGACATTTAAAGTTCAACTGACACCTGAGAGCAATGCCACATTAGGAAGCAAAGGTGAGGCGGTTGTCACGATCGAGAATGATGATGCTGTTCCCAGTGTCAGTATTGAGGATGTCACTGTCAATGAAGGTGAAACAGCAACATTAACCGTCACCTTATCCAACCCCAGCGCTCAAACCATTAATGTTAACTACAGCACCAGCGATGGCACTGCGACAATTGGAGATAACGATTATGTGGTACCCACCACATCAACAATCACCTTCGATCCGGGCGAAACCAGCAAAACCATTACCGTCGTCAGCCAACCTGACAGCAAATTTGAATTAGACGAGACATTTAAAGTTCAGCTAGCACCCGACAGCAATGCCACATTAGGAAGCAAAGGTGAGGCGGTTGTCACGATCGAGAATGATGATGCTGTTCCCAGTGTCAGTATTGAGGATGTCACTGTCAATGAAGGTGAAACAGCAACATTAACCGTCACCTTATCCAACCCCAGCGCTCAAACCATTAATGTTAGCTACAGTATCAGCGATGGCACTGCGACAATTGGAGATAACGATTATGTGACACCCACCACATCAACAATCACCTTCGCTCCGGGCGAAACCAGCAAAACCATTACCGTCGTCAGCCAACAGGACAGCAAATTTGAATTAGACGAGACATTTAAAGTTCAGCTAGCACCTGATAGCAATGCCACATTGGGAAGCAAAGGTGAGGCGGTTGTCACGATCGAGAATGATGATGCTGTTCCCAGTGTCAGTATTGAGGATGTCACTGTTAATGAAGGTGAAACAGCAACATTAACCGTCACCTTGTCCAACCCCAGCGCTCAAACCATTAATGTTAGCTACAGCACCAGCGATGGTACCGCAACAATTGGAGATAACGATTATGTGACACCCACCACATCAACAATCACCTTCGATCCGGGCGAAACTAGCAAAACCATTACCGTCGTCACCCAACCTGACAGCAAATTTGAATTAGACGAGACATTCAAAGTTCAACTGACACCTGAGAGCAATGCCACATTAGGAAGCAAAGGTGAGGCGGTTGTCACGATCGAGAATGATGATGCTGTTCCCAGTGTCAGTATTAGTGATGACGTGACGATTAATGAAGGTGAAACAGCAACATTAACTGTCACCTTGTCCAACCCCAGCGCTCAAACCATTAATGTTAACTACAGTATCAGCGATGGCACTGCGACAATTGGAGATAACGATTATGTGACACCCACCACATCAACAATCACCTTCGCTCCGGGCGAAACCAGCAAAACCATTACCGTCGTCACCCAACAGGACAGCAAATTTGAATTAGACGAGACATTTAAAGTTCAGCTGACACCTGAGAGCAATGCCACATTAGGAAGCAAAGGTGAGGCGGTTGTCACGATCGAGAATGATGATGCTGTTCCCAGTGTCAGTATTAGTGATAACGTGACGATTAATGAAGGTGAAACAGCAACATTAACTGTCACCTTGTCCAACCCCAGCGCTCAAACCATTAATGTTAACTACAGTATCAGCGATGGTACTGCGACAATTGGAGATAACGATTATGTGACACCCACCACATCAACAATCACCTTCGCTCCGGGCGAAACCAGCAAAACCATTACCGTCGTCAGCCAACAGGACAGCAAATTTGAATCAGACGAGACATTTAAAGTTCAGCTGACACCTGAGAGCAATGCCACATTGGGAAGTAAAGGTGAGGCGGTTGTCACTATCAAGAATGATGATGCTGTTCCCAGTGTCAGCATTGAGGATGTCACTGTCAATGAAGGTGACACAGCAACATTAACCGTCACCTTATCCAACCCCAGCGCTCAAACCATTAATGTTAGCTACAGTATCAGCGATGGCACTGCGACAATTGGAGATAACGATTATGTGACACCCACCGCATCAACAATCACCTTCGATCCGGGCGAAACCAGCAAAACCATTACCGTCGTCACCCAACAGGACAGCAAATTTGAATTAGACGAGACATTTAAAGTTCAGCTAGCACCCGACAGCAATGCCACATTGGGAAGCAAAGGTGAGGCGGTTGTCACGATCGAGAATGATGATGCTGTTCCCAGTGTCAGTATTGAGGATGTCACTGTTAATGAAGGTGAAACAGCAACATTAACCGTCACCTTGTCCAACCCCAGCGCTCAAACCATTAATGTTAGCTACAGCACCAGCGATGGTACCGCAACAATTGGAGATAACGATTATGTGACACCCACCACATCAACAATCACCTTCGATCCGGGCGAAACTAGCAAAACCATTACCGTCGTCACCCAACCTGACAGCAAATTTGAATTAGACGAGACATTCAAAGTTCAACTGACACCTGAGAGCAATGCCACATTAGGAAGCAAAGGTGAGGCGGTTGTCACGATCGAGAATGATGATGCTGTTCCCAGTGTCAGTATTAGTGATGACGTGACGATTAATGAAGGTGAAACAGCAACATTAACTGTCACCTTGTCCAACCCCAGCGCTCAAACCATTAATGTTAACTACAGTATCAGCGATGGCACTGCGACAATTGGAGATAACGATTATGTGACACCCACCACATCAACAATCACCTTCGCTCCGGGCGAAACCAGCAAAACCATTACCGTCGTCACCCAACAGGACAGCAAATTTGAATTAGACGAGACATTTAAAGTTCAGCTGACACCTGAGAGCAATGCCACATTAGGAAGCAAAGGTGAGGCGGTTGTCACGATCGAGAATGATGATGCTGTTCCCAGTGTCAGTATTAGTGATAACGTGACGATTAATGAAGGTGAAACAGCAACATTAACTGTCACCTTGTCCAACCCCAGCGCTCAAACCATTAATGTTAACTACAGTATCAGCGATGGTACTGCGACAATTGGAGATAACGATTATGTGACACCCACCACATCAACAATCACCTTCGCTCCGGGCGAAACCAGCAAAACCATTACCGTCGTCAGCCAACAGGACAGCAAATTTGAATCAGACGAGACATTTAAAGTTCAGCTGACACCTGAGAGCAATGCCACATTGGGAAGTAAAGGTGAGGCGGTTGTCACTATCAAGAATGATGATGCTGTTCCCAGTGTCAGCATTGAGGATGTCACTGTCAATGAAGGTGACACAGCAACATTAACCGTCACCTTATCCAACCCCAGCGCTCAAACCATTAATGTTAGCTACAGTATCAGCGATGGCACTGCGACAATTGGAGATAACGATTATGTGACACCCACCGCATCAACAATCACCTTCGATCCGGGCGAAACCAGCAAAACCATTACCGTCGTCACCCAACAGGACAGCAAATTTGAATTAGACGAGACATTTAAAGTTCAGCTAGTACCTGACAGCAATGCCACATTGGGAAGTAAAGGTGAGGCGGTTGTCACTATCAAGAATGATGATGCTGTTCCCAGTGTCAGTATTGAGGATGTCACTGTCAATGAAGGTGAAACAGCAACATTAACCGTCACCTTATCCAACCCCAGCGCTCAAACCATCAATGTTAACTACAGCACCAGCGATGGTACCGCGACAATTGGAGATAACGATTATGTGGCACACACCGCATCAACAATCACCTTCGCTCCGGGCGAAACCAGCAAAACCATTACCGTCGTCACCCAACAAGACAACAAATTTGAATTAGACGAGACATTTAAAGTTCAGCTAGTACCTGACAGCAATGCCACATTAGGAAGCAAAGGTGAGGCGGTTGTCACGATCGAGAATGATGATGCTGTTCCCAGTGTCAGTATTGAGGATGTCACTGTCAATGAAGGTGAAACAGCAACATTAACCGTCACCTTATCCAACCCCAGCGCTCAAACCATTAATGTTAACTACAGCACCAGCGATGGCACTGCGACAATTGGAGATAACGATTATGTGGTACCCACCACATCAACAATCACCTTCGATCCGGGCGAAACCAGCAAAACCATTACCGTCGTCAGCCAACCTGACAGCAAATTTGAATTAGACGAGACATTTAAAGTTCAGCTAGCACCCGACAGCAATGCCACATTAGGAAGCAAAGGTGAGGCGGTTGTCACGATCGAGAATGATGATGCTGTTCCCAGTGTCAGTATTGAGGATGTCACTGTCAATGAAGGTGAAACAGCAACATTAACCGTCACCTTATCCAACCCCAGCGCTCAAACCATCAATGTTAACTACAGCACCAGCGATGGTACCGCGACAATTGGAGATAACGATTATGTGGTACCCACCGCATCAACAATCACCTTCGCTCCGGGCGAAACCAGCAAAACCATTACCGTCGTCACCCAACAGGACAGCAAATTTGAATTAGACGAGACATTTAAAGTTCAGCTAGCACCTGAGAGCAATGCCACATTGGGAAGCAAAGGTGAGGCGATTGTCACTATCAAGAATGATGATGCTCTCCCCAGTATCAGTATTAGTGATGATGTGACAATTAACGAAGGTGGTACTGCCACATTTACTCTTACTCTTTCAAATCCCACCGCTCAATTTGTCACTGTCAATTACGCCACCAGTGATGGTAGCGCGACAAGTGTAGATGCTGATTACGAAGTTTTAAATGTTTCTACACTCGCTTTTGCTCCCGGTGAAACCAGCAAAACCATCTCTGTTGTGACCAAACAAGACAACAAATTTGAAGTAGATGAGACATTCAGCATTCAGTTTTTTGACCCCAGCAATGCCAGTCTTACCAAATCGCAGGCAACAGTGACGATCGCTAACGATGATGCACCGCCTAGTATCAAGATTGATGATGTCAGAATAACCGAGGGTAGTAATGCCAATTTTACCATTACCCTCTCCAATCCCAGCAGTCAACAAATTACTGTCAATTACAACACCAGCGATGGGAGTGCTACAACTGTAGATGGTGATTATGAGGGCTTGAGCGGAGCTTCAGTCGTTTTTGCTCCTGGTGAAACTAGCAAGATTATTAGCGTGGTTACCAAAGATGACAACATCTTTGAGCTTGATGAGACATTTAACGTTAACCTCTCTACATCTAGCAACGCTACTTTTGAAAAAGCCACAGGAATTGCTACTGTTACCAGTGAAGATCTTCAACCCAGTATCAGTATTGATGAGGTTGCGATCGCCGGTGAAAATAACACTGCTACGTTCAATGTCACTCTCTCCAACCCCAGTACTCAACAAATCACAGTCAATTATAAAACTAGTAACGGTAGCGCTATTGCAGACACCGATTACAATGCTTTGAATGACATTCTTACTTTTGCTCCTGGTGAAACCACCAAGACCATTAGCGTTGTTACAAAAGACGACAACATCTTTGAAGCTGATGAGACGTTTAATATTGAACTTTTTACACCAAGCAATGCAACTCTTGCCAAAGACAAGGGTCTTGTTGTTATCATTAGTGACGATCCAAAACCAACTGTCAGTATTAGTGATGACGTTACCGTTACAGAAGGCGGTACTGCTACATTTACCCTGACCGTCTCCAACCCTAGCAGTCAACCAATTATTGTCAACTATACTACCAGTGATGGGACAGCCACGGTTGTAGATAATGATTACAATGCTGTCAAGATGGGAACAATCACCTTTGCTCCTGGTGAAATGAGCAAGACCATTGATATTGTAACTAAAAGCGATAAACAATTTGAGACTGATGAGAAATTCAACGTCAATTTCTCTCTTGCTCCAGAGAGTAACGCAACTCTCAGTAAAAACCAAGCCATTGTTACCGTCACCAACGATGACCCTCAACCTACCATAAGCATTCAGAATACCTTGTTAAAAGAAGGTGACACTGCCAATTTCTCTGTCACTCTTTCCAATCCCAGTTATGAAGTGATTGAGGTCAGTTACAACACTGCTGATGGTAGCGCCACTATTGCAGATGGTGACTATATAGCAGGAACTAACAAACTTATCTTCAATCCAACAGAAACCAACAAAACAATAAGTATTGCAACAAATATCGATGCGAAAATTGAGGATGTGGAGACATTCTCTGTGATACTTTCCGAGGCAAAAAATGCAACTATTTCCATTAACAAAGGAATTGGTGTCATTAACATTCCAACGATTTTAAACGGTACATCTGGACCAGATCTTTTAGTAGGAACCCAAAATAGCGATCGCATTTATGGACTAGAGGATAATGACACTATCATCGGTGGCTTGGGATTTGATGAGATTGACGCAGGCGATGGTGACGATACCGTTTTTGGTGACACAGTCAATAGTGTTAGCAATAGTACCTCTATCAATAGCGATGTTATCAAAGGTGGTAACGGTAACGATCGCATCTTTGGTGGCGATGGGGATGACTGGGTTTACGGGGAAGCTGGTGACGACCTACTCTGGGGTAACGACGGTCAAGATCTACTTTGGGGCGGTGCTGGAAACGATTACCTTACAGGCGGTCAAGGAAACGATCGATTTGTTCTTGCTTCAGGTGAAGGAACAGATACTATCAATGATTTCCATGTAGGAGAGGATGTCATTTATCTGGTGAATGGTTTAAAGCTCTCCGATTTGTCAAGGACTACATTTCTGGGTAGCACCTTGATCTATGAAAATTCACAAGAAAATAGCGATCGCAAAATCCTCGCCATTATCACCGGAGTGAATTCATCAGCTTTGACCGATAGCTCTTTCGTCGTTCAATGA